In Rhodamnia argentea isolate NSW1041297 chromosome 1, ASM2092103v1, whole genome shotgun sequence, the genomic window aatttggctaacgaaaaataccgacgtgactttttttaatagtttctctctcctatgtgacGATGAATGgctaaaacgatgtcgttttggtacaaatttgatttttaatataatttttattcaagttcaattgaaaaaataagctaaaattaaaaagaagaagaagaagcagcagaagCAGCAGCACAGCGACTGGTGGGGAAATGGTCGGTGGGTGTTGCCGAGCCTCGATCATGGGGCGAACCGCACGGGAGGGCCTGATTAGATTCGGACCAAATCGACATCCTTTTAGCCGCATCATTGCTacataagagagaaaaattattaaaaacatatcGTCACCTTAGATAAAGTTAACAGAATAACTCGATTGTGctattttaataagttttaggacttaattgtatttttgcAGGATAAGTTTCGGGATTTCCGATCAACATtttacaataaataaataaaaaaaaaccagctCATTTCCCCTCTACTGTTAAAGCGCAACCAAGCAGCCTTCGTTATCGAGCTCAAAGCGGGCGAGCAGAGAGAGATGGCGAATCAAGGAGCGAAGAAGCGTAAGGAAGAGAACGCGCGCCACATGGCGAGGCTCCGCTACCTCATCATCGCCTGCAACGTATGTCgtccccctcttctctctctctctctctctctctctctctctctctctacttttcgATTTGCTCTTCGAATCGGTAATCAGATGGGCCGACACTTGATTAGGACATTTGAAGTTCGTTTATTGGTCTTTCAATCTTTCGATTCTCTTTTGATGGTGCTGCTTTAGTTAATTGGTTGGGCGAGAGATTGCGTGTTCGGAGCTGATGAGCTATGTGGCTCGGGGTTGCTCTTACTCTCGAAATGGATGCATTTTTGGTGAACTTTCGGCTAAAATGGTTGCTAGGAGCAAGCGGGAGACTTTGAGATGAGAGTTCCTTTGTGATAATAGGCTCGGTAGTCATGGCCGTCAAAAGTTGTATGTTCGGAGCTGAGCTCAGGTTTGTTTTGGCGTGGATGCATATGTGGGTGGACTTTTTGGCTTGCAAGCGCAAATGGGAGACTTTGAAATGGGAATTTTCTTAATGAGAATAGGCTCGGGTAGTCACGGCCATGAGAATGAAAGAGGAACAactttgcaaatattttgggcgGGGAAAAACTTCCTAGTTGTCCTCATTCTATCGATTCCCTTGAAATCTGCTTTTCCTGATTgcgacaaagaaaaaagtggTCCTTCGTTGGAGATTCTTGGAGGACTACCGAGCAGTCTGCATCTGTAATTACGATGATTTCATAGACATAATAGTATAAAGCATTTTGAACCTACTCGGTTAGAGTCTGCTTGGCGCTTCATGGCTTGATCTCTATCGGCATGGATGCTTTCTTCCTGTAAGTTTTAATGTTCCATTGGTAATGTTCAAAAGCTGTAGGGTTATTACATGGTTGAAGATGAGATGGAGATATCTTCGAACTGGTACATGGGAAATGCTGAAATTTGCAAGAGCAATGAAATTTTGAAGATGGGATTGAGATATTATCACAGAACATATAATGCTTCGGTAAGAGTGGTTATAGCTTGAATACTCATGTTGAACATGGAAATTAAGGATTTCAAGGGGTACCTTGTTGGAAAACAGACTTTCAATTTGTGAAAGAACCTTTAGTGGCATGTGCACAAGCTCTGGACTTCTTGCAATTGGTTGTGATTATATCTATTTAGGACTCTTTCCTATGCAGTCTCTTTACTACATGAGGTAAGGAGGAGAATTGGGACCATGGCCATTGGAATTCCTTTTGTAATGTTAGACACGATGTGGAAAAActcaggaagaagaagaaatagaagcAAATCCCTGTAGAGAAGAATTTCCTGAGGGGATGGATTTGATGAGTGGCCTACTTTTATTGGTTATGCTAGTTCTTTTAGTTAGAATCTGGTTAGCCCATTTTGTCAGTTTTTAGTTTAAGTAAGAATTTGGTCCCTCTATTGGAATCATTTTCACAATATGCGTAATTCTTTTCTAATTTCCCGAGAAATTTTAACCTTTGACTAGTAAAAACCATGAAAAGTCATTTGTCTTACAGGAGTTCTAGCAAATTCGAGCACGTTTCAATGAAATTTTCCAAAGATTAATGATCCATATAGACAAACTTTGCTGAAATTTGCCAAAGATTCATATCTGCAAAGTTTACTGAAAAACTGAGTTAGAGATACCAAAATCGACTGCAGTGCAAGTCAAGAGGgtcacattttgaaaaaagaagttttAGAGACCAAACTTGTACTTAATCTTGCTACTGTAGTTTTTAATTTCTCCTGTGGTTGCAGATATAAAAAATGTGTAGCCAGTTGCACCAAGGTTTAAGTAAATATGACATTTCTGCGTTCTGTCTCAAGTTCTTGATACTCCTTCAAGTCCTTACTCCGATCATTTTTTCCTTAAACTCTACTTGCTTGATGGCAACACATCAACCAATAACCATCAATTAAAACACAAGGAGGTATTAATAGAGTAAGCACCAACGGTGATATTGGATGGTGTTGATCCATGTCAAGCATATGCTGGTACTTTTTCGAATGCATTCATGTAGAGTGAAATTTGGTATGGAACTAGTGTTGCCAAGGCTGCGTCTTACTGATATTGGTacttgaacttgtgattgttgCTGTTGGgatatggttcatactccccatcgacAAGAACGGACATGTAACTACTGTTATATATAATCTTTTActtttgtaattgagagttgtaatagAGAGGtgagaggtgctaattatagtagaattctTTGTTGGATGTAGttctaatttaagggtgaacaaGGATAAACCCTGTGccttgatttcccttttttgccTTTACTATCTATTTTCTTCTGTTTGTGCGCCTAATTCTAACAATTGCCATCTAATTTATACCAACTTTTAAATGATTTGTACTGCCAAGCTTTTATAGATGATGATTAAGATTTACCAAGTTGGCTCTCTGATAGAAACATGAATTGATTTTGTTAGCTGCAGTACAGTGACGGTAAATTCTAGTTTCATTTAGATATCTCAATTAACAACATGCAATCTGTATGCTACTCTAACTTAATCCTTATATATATTTGGATCGGTGACAAGTTCATGATCATGCAATTTCTTTTGTCGAATTAGTTCCTTGGCAGCTGGCTAATGATCTGTgttgatattctttttttatccCAACAATGCAGGTTATATACATTTTAGTGAGAATGCTCATCTTTCACTCCTCTTTCACCTGGAAACATTGGATTGGGCTGCTTGTCACCTCTGCAGCATATGCAATTCCATACCTGCAACTTGCTAAATTGGCCAAGCCCACTTATGCTAATGATGGAGAGCTTCTAGATGGTGGATTCGACATGAGTACTGGTGGAGTCTGTGAGTAAGCTCTCTctccacccctctctctccctttctcgcCACTGACCCAGCTGCACATGCAGACAGAACATAGTGATTACCTCCTTACATTCATGTTGTCGTTTGGTTTATTTTTCAATAGGCACACGCAGTATTGATCTTTCGTACAAAGCTTGATCATTGCACCATAGCTGCATTTCTTCTCAAGGGAGACTTAAGAAAGATCTCACGTAGTTTTGTAGGGAGTTTTAAAATATGCTATATCATAAACTTGACTGCCGAATCATAATGTTTCTACAGCAACTTAAAATATCTTGGAAGACCGTTCATAAAAGAACGAATATTTAACACAAATCTCATGTGATTCCTTAGTTTCATACCTTTCCCATCCCCAATATAACTTGGACGCTATGATATATTTCACTTCTTGAGAAATTAAAATAGCATTTGTCtaaatgttgaaaatatgtaGTGTGTTTGACGATGGTGATATTCCAGGTTCCTAACTAGCTCAAGACTCACTGATTCTTCACTTAGGAATTTGTACCATACTTAAGTCGCATAACTGCCCAAAGGATATTTGAAGGCGCTGCCTCATTCTCCTTTCCAGAGAATGCAAATGAAAAACAATTGTCCTATTCAAGGGTATCTTAAAATGGTCCATTAATTTAATGGGTGTATTTAATGTAGTTGGGCTTTACTTGGCTGAGACGAGCTTCCTTCTCGTATAAAAATATGACTAAGCATGTTATGCCCTTATTGTTCAAAATTAGCAATCTTATTGTGTCAATGAATCTCACTACTGAGAGTCTGGGATAACTAGATGGAGGAGGTACGTCTGCTTGGATAtacatattttttcaaatctgaAGTAATGCTTGGTAGATGGTGATCAAACAGATGATTATATGATTGTTCATcagcttttaattaaattattgaaaaggGCACCACTAGGTCTTCCCATGCAACTGTTATATCAGCAGGATGGAAGCCAACATTCATTTCCAAgacctttatttatttagtggaatttttatttggaaACAAATTTCTTGAGAGTTCTCGTTATTGTCTGTCCCTTCATTAAAAGGTCTAGGTTAAGTCTTTCATTGATGGACTAATGGTTACACAAACTTGACTTGTTAATGTCACCAATGTACTTTTGCTTCAAGTTTTAGAATGTACTCTTTCTGCTCCTTAGAAATAGTTGCTATATGACATGTTACTTTTGATTCATCAGGATGCATTGCGTTGAGGTTTATAAGAGGTGTAATATGATTGTTTTTGCAGTGAGTTTATGCAATTGTAAATGAGGTTTCGGAAGCCAGATGGCCATGCTACTTCTGGGTggttcttatttttcatttattcatgaGCATCAATTTTGTCGATTGCATCATTCTTCAATGATATCAATTTGATTAAAATGATGTAGTTTGCTTTGCTAATTCTTGCTTTGCAGATATCTGCATGACCTGATCTTCATTACGAGTTTTGTGCAAGTGGCATCCATCATTTCGGGGAAATTCTGGTACACATATTTGGTGGTATGATTCATTCTTCTGTTATACTTACCAAATGGATTTGGTGGGAAAATCTTTTGTGGAGATATCTAGTAACTCTCTGTGCCAGCTCATTAGATAGTCTTAGACTCTTAATTGCCTCTAGTTGCTCCTGTATCTTATATATTAGGCTCCACCAGTCTATGTGACCATTTTCACAGGTTTCTTGACGCATTCATTTTTAACTTCTTGTTCATTTTGGACAAAGTGTTGCTATAAAGTAGAGAAGACAATGCTTGATCTTTCTAGGGCTCTAAGTGTTGCTTTATTTAGTCTAACTGCATTCCTGTAAATTCAGAGATGCTGTAAACAAACTTGTTCTTATGAGACACTATTGATTAATTAGTTAGTTAAGAGGTTGAAAAGGATGTTAGAGTCAAAGCTTGATTGGCCAGTCATCTGGTTGAACATAGAAGTTGATTAAAGAGGTTTTCCTGCATAAATATCATGGATCCACACTGGTGAAAGTCTAATTACTCCATGCTCCTCAATCCTCCAGACCTTAACCCAATTTTCAGTGACATTATGCACGATAAATATATGTATAGGCTGGGAACGAAAagagaaggaggaaaaaagaaactctTAAAAGTGCTGATCCTATGACATGGGGAGCAGTAGGCCTTGACAAAATAGGCTGAGAACGAGTTTTCGTCCAATTTTGTTAACCAGTGCGTTTTATTTAATGACTGTGTCCACTTGCTATGTAAACTGAACTAGTCCTGCCATCTTACTCATAAGATGAATGAACCCTGAAATACATAGATGAGTATCAGAGCTAGTGCAGATACACATCTGGTTAATACTTAAGTGGCTCATTTCATAAGTCGATACTTGTGGTCTTTTTTAGCAAAAGTCTCAGGAACTTTTGCATCATTTTTGTTGATATTTCTGTGTTTTCTggtaaggataaaaaaaaaaaaaaaaagcctcacaACTGACTGCTGCATAACATTGTCCTTTTGCAGATTCCTGCATTTGGAGCATATAAATCTTTTGGCTTTGTTAAAGGATTTCTGCCGACAGGTTCTGAGGTATGTCCTTTTATACTTTAGCTTCGGGCATATCTCCATTGAATGGTTTATGGATTCACACATAACACGCATTTGCATGATATAGGATGCCTTGGAAGATGATAAAACTcgcaagaagagagaaaagatggaGAAAAGAGCTTCAAGAAACAAGTTTGTTAAGACAAGAGCTAGATAGGTCTAGTGAACGGTTCAGCAGACTCAGTGGACGAAAATGGCAGTTGGCCTGTAAGTTTAATGTTGCTTTCCTTTGGTGGATTAGTAGCATAATTGTTCATCCAGGGAGTCAAATTGAAttcggtactctctctctctctctctctctctccctcacacacacacacacacacacacacacacacacacacacccataTGCCATGGATGATGCAATTTTTGACATCTGTCCTTCATGTTGTTCATGGTGCTGATTCGAAATGAGAACTACTCCTTGGCTTGCTGTTATTTATTTTGAGTCATTTGCTGCTTCTGGCATTTGCTTTAATTTGTATCCTTACTATTTCAGTCGGACATCAATCTGATTGATTGACTCT contains:
- the LOC115743312 gene encoding transmembrane protein 208-like isoform X3, which codes for MANQGAKKRKEENARHMARLRYLIIACNVIYILVRMLIFHSSFTWKHWIGLLVTSAAYAIPYLQLAKLAKPTYANDGELLDGGFDMSTGGVCEYLHDLIFITSFVQVASIISGKFWYTYLVDALEDDKTRKKREKMEKRASRNKFVKTRAR
- the LOC115743312 gene encoding transmembrane protein 208 homolog isoform X1; translation: MANQGAKKRKEENARHMARLRYLIIACNVIYILVRMLIFHSSFTWKHWIGLLVTSAAYAIPYLQLAKLAKPTYANDGELLDGGFDMSTGGVCEYLHDLIFITSFVQVASIISGKFWYTYLVIPAFGAYKSFGFVKGFLPTGSEDALEDDKTRKKREKMEKRASRNKFVKTRAR
- the LOC115743312 gene encoding transmembrane protein 208-like isoform X2, which encodes MGRHLIRTFEVIYILVRMLIFHSSFTWKHWIGLLVTSAAYAIPYLQLAKLAKPTYANDGELLDGGFDMSTGGVCEYLHDLIFITSFVQVASIISGKFWYTYLVIPAFGAYKSFGFVKGFLPTGSEDALEDDKTRKKREKMEKRASRNKFVKTRAR